In Haloarchaeobius litoreus, the following are encoded in one genomic region:
- a CDS encoding tetratricopeptide repeat protein, whose translation MSPDDVASAVELLDRRRQVLGHLGGDGHHVRDLCEELDVSRSTVNRALRELEDAEWVERADDGYVRTTTGSLALQKYRDQVTALDAVQTHADALSPLPGDTPLDPAVLADATVETVSDADPFELVGRLRSAFEEASAVRGVWPTVTDDRTVSALASLADDRGAVALTVDEAVHATMRSVAPTVFGRTDTEHCRVETSDDVPARLGVFLVDAPDDRRVLVAIYDGDGNIHAVADIPATDRATSWTTSVFDTTGVPSFDRADVVSPIVAAVPEVPTWDDDTMDTLRGQGFVPVDARTLAHEGGWSPGAMLRTTPTLAAVAAGRTLDREHVVDGQRREFSVDLVDTLVAGRNLALVGPPGSGKSTVCKAVACRWRDRGLGPVCYRESDSAAVLDDPLTLASSLDAASGTPLVVVEDAVRPAANAIFETVEQLTDDVAFLFDARRSEWASPPEPIDPRRESLRREGVDVVPIPGLDDEERERLHQHVEAIVDGPIPPFDEFVADEDLADDSWGTPQATGSEGAGELLTLAHRYGNAADISLDRDRRAASPLSRNVRDVYDAVADDRNVLVVATLVNVLNATGLPVDRDLLDALALVDDGPGAHDVETAVDVLEGRVLFPDENGTELVHDEWSHRFLMRLVEEREDASAHRLFAAAVNPLFRLVTDPELRDELVRYRQGDAPTVAAFDDSPDHWRDVVVDRVYDLGRDSPSLASLYGHPKYTELTLPDSCSTLCRRKALVGRAQMYVDASEFDAGRQECERVDEIGEALEPQRKGTLLRARSLEVRSIIAEHRGEFDRSRELAEQSLALVREVDDRKGEASVLNSLGLIAWYQGDIDEAERRLRDALAIYDEVTVKQTEASVLSHLGIIQWERGNLEKAVEFFEASHQQRHEIGARQRAISTSINLGVAARDRGDLDEAVGRLRGALEEARLLGVAKQESNANRALGNVLRWRGEFDESAGYIDRALEIARDEDLRYHEYRALRGLAATRRERGELDESMRLLDACNELAADVGDERDRALVRSHRGLLALARGDTDEATAILGDAVETLESLDRSPGLARVRRWYGRALDAAGEHERARDAYEAAVDQYETIGATPYLRETLDELSQVCERTGADETAATYRDRLDALEANN comes from the coding sequence CACTGCCGGGTGACACCCCCCTCGACCCGGCGGTACTGGCCGACGCGACCGTCGAGACGGTTTCCGACGCCGACCCGTTCGAGCTGGTGGGGCGGCTCCGCTCGGCGTTCGAGGAGGCGAGTGCCGTCCGCGGAGTCTGGCCGACAGTCACCGACGACCGGACCGTCAGCGCGCTCGCATCCCTCGCGGACGACCGTGGGGCCGTCGCACTCACCGTGGACGAGGCCGTACACGCGACGATGCGGTCGGTCGCGCCGACGGTCTTCGGACGGACCGACACCGAGCACTGTCGGGTCGAGACCAGCGACGACGTGCCTGCGCGACTCGGTGTCTTCCTCGTCGACGCGCCCGACGACCGCCGCGTACTCGTTGCGATCTACGACGGGGACGGCAACATCCACGCCGTCGCCGACATCCCGGCGACCGACAGGGCGACCAGCTGGACGACGTCCGTGTTCGACACCACCGGGGTCCCGTCGTTCGACCGGGCCGATGTCGTCAGCCCCATCGTCGCGGCCGTACCGGAGGTGCCGACGTGGGACGACGACACCATGGATACGCTTCGGGGCCAGGGGTTCGTCCCCGTTGACGCAAGGACGCTCGCACACGAGGGGGGATGGTCCCCCGGGGCCATGCTTCGGACGACGCCGACGCTCGCGGCCGTCGCGGCGGGCCGGACCCTCGACCGCGAGCACGTCGTCGACGGCCAGCGACGCGAGTTCTCGGTCGACCTCGTCGACACGCTGGTGGCGGGCCGGAACCTGGCGCTGGTCGGCCCCCCGGGGTCGGGCAAGAGCACCGTCTGCAAGGCCGTCGCGTGTCGCTGGCGAGACCGTGGCCTCGGCCCGGTCTGCTACCGCGAGAGCGACAGCGCCGCAGTGCTCGACGACCCGTTGACGCTCGCCTCGTCGCTCGATGCAGCTTCTGGAACGCCGCTGGTCGTCGTCGAAGACGCCGTCCGACCGGCGGCCAACGCCATCTTCGAGACAGTCGAGCAGCTCACCGACGACGTCGCCTTCCTGTTCGACGCCCGGCGGTCAGAGTGGGCCTCGCCGCCGGAGCCGATTGACCCCCGGCGCGAGTCGCTCCGACGCGAGGGCGTCGACGTCGTTCCGATCCCCGGGCTGGACGACGAGGAACGCGAGCGACTCCACCAGCACGTCGAGGCCATCGTCGACGGGCCGATCCCCCCGTTCGACGAGTTCGTCGCCGACGAGGATCTCGCCGACGACTCCTGGGGGACTCCCCAGGCCACGGGGAGCGAGGGTGCCGGGGAGCTGCTGACGCTGGCCCACCGATACGGCAACGCGGCGGACATCTCCCTCGACAGGGACCGACGGGCCGCGAGTCCGCTGTCGCGGAACGTCCGTGACGTCTACGACGCGGTGGCCGACGACCGGAACGTGCTCGTCGTCGCGACGCTCGTGAACGTGCTCAACGCCACCGGGCTCCCGGTGGACCGTGACCTGCTCGACGCGCTCGCACTCGTGGACGACGGCCCCGGAGCCCACGACGTCGAGACCGCCGTGGACGTACTCGAGGGTCGAGTGCTGTTCCCCGACGAGAACGGGACGGAGCTGGTCCACGACGAGTGGTCGCACCGGTTCCTCATGCGTCTCGTCGAGGAGCGCGAGGACGCCAGCGCACATCGCCTGTTCGCCGCGGCCGTCAACCCGCTGTTCCGGCTCGTGACCGACCCCGAGCTGCGCGACGAGCTCGTCCGCTACCGACAGGGCGACGCGCCCACGGTCGCCGCGTTCGACGACAGCCCGGACCACTGGCGAGACGTGGTCGTCGACCGCGTCTACGACCTCGGCCGGGACTCCCCCAGCCTCGCCTCGCTGTACGGGCATCCGAAGTACACCGAACTGACGCTGCCCGACTCCTGTTCCACGCTGTGTCGGCGCAAAGCGCTCGTGGGGCGCGCGCAGATGTACGTCGACGCGAGCGAGTTCGACGCCGGCCGCCAGGAGTGCGAACGGGTCGACGAGATCGGGGAGGCGCTCGAACCGCAGCGGAAGGGAACGCTGCTGCGGGCCCGGAGTCTGGAGGTCCGGAGCATCATCGCCGAGCACAGGGGCGAGTTCGACCGCTCGCGCGAGCTGGCCGAACAGTCGCTGGCGCTCGTCCGCGAGGTCGACGACCGGAAAGGTGAGGCGTCGGTACTGAACAGCCTCGGACTGATCGCGTGGTACCAGGGCGACATCGACGAGGCCGAACGGCGGCTGCGGGACGCGCTCGCGATCTACGACGAGGTGACGGTGAAGCAGACCGAGGCGTCGGTCCTGAGCCATCTGGGAATCATCCAGTGGGAGCGAGGGAACCTCGAGAAGGCCGTCGAGTTCTTCGAGGCGAGCCACCAACAGCGACACGAGATCGGCGCGCGACAGCGGGCCATCAGTACCAGCATCAATCTCGGCGTCGCAGCCAGGGACCGCGGTGACCTCGACGAGGCCGTCGGCCGGCTCCGCGGTGCCCTCGAGGAGGCACGGCTCCTCGGCGTCGCGAAGCAGGAGTCGAACGCGAACAGAGCGCTCGGGAACGTGCTCCGCTGGCGGGGCGAGTTCGACGAGTCAGCAGGGTATATCGATCGCGCGCTCGAGATCGCCCGTGACGAGGACCTTCGGTATCACGAGTACCGCGCGCTGCGCGGACTGGCGGCGACCCGGCGGGAGCGCGGCGAGCTCGACGAGTCGATGCGGCTGCTCGACGCCTGCAACGAGCTCGCGGCCGATGTCGGTGACGAGCGGGACCGCGCACTCGTCCGGTCACACCGCGGCCTGCTCGCGCTCGCCCGTGGGGACACCGACGAGGCGACCGCGATACTCGGCGACGCCGTCGAGACGCTGGAGTCGCTCGACCGGTCGCCCGGCCTGGCCCGTGTCAGACGGTGGTACGGCCGGGCGCTCGATGCCGCTGGCGAGCACGAACGGGCCCGTGACGCCTACGAGGCCGCCGTCGACCAGTACGAGACCATCGGTGCGACACCCTACCTGCGGGAGACCCTCGACGAACTCAGTCAGGTCTGTGAACGCACCGGGGCGGACGAGACGGCGGCGACGTACCGGGACCGCCTGGACGCCCTCGAGGCTAATAACTGA
- a CDS encoding CopG family ribbon-helix-helix protein codes for MTVVSVSMPEELLERIDQFADEHGYTGRSEVVREASRNLLGEFEDKKLEDRELIGVVTVLFDYESSKVEHRMMNLRHEYEDLVASNVHNHVGDHYCMELFILEGGLTDISTFVGKIRATKDILSVDYSVMPIDDVGTIA; via the coding sequence ATGACTGTCGTCAGCGTCTCCATGCCGGAGGAGTTACTCGAGCGTATCGACCAGTTCGCGGACGAACACGGCTACACGGGCCGGAGCGAGGTCGTCCGCGAGGCCTCCCGGAACCTGCTCGGCGAGTTCGAGGACAAGAAACTGGAGGACAGGGAGCTCATCGGGGTCGTCACCGTCCTGTTCGACTACGAGTCCTCGAAGGTCGAACACCGGATGATGAACCTCCGCCACGAGTACGAGGACCTCGTCGCCTCGAACGTCCACAACCACGTCGGCGACCACTACTGCATGGAACTGTTCATCCTCGAAGGGGGCCTCACGGACATCTCGACGTTCGTCGGGAAGATCCGCGCCACGAAGGACATCCTCTCCGTCGACTACTCCGTGATGCCCATCGACGACGTGGGCACCATCGCGTAG
- a CDS encoding type 1 glutamine amidotransferase — translation MSDQTVLVVRNEVDPDAEYHEEALLAQFEAPRVVRYPDGDSPSLDGVDAVVLTGSTAGVYEADDHPWMADEMALVDELLDREIPTLAVCFGHQLVNAALGGTVEHLGTTATLVDVEFADDPLFDGVDPVVPAVHGDAVTEAGDGLDVVASAEHCHVFGTRHREAPLWTVQFHPEFTAAHRDRLVADFGWEDGGHEFDDVDATRVYENFLRLAADR, via the coding sequence ATGTCCGACCAGACCGTCCTCGTCGTCCGCAACGAGGTCGACCCCGACGCCGAGTACCACGAGGAGGCGCTGCTCGCGCAGTTCGAAGCCCCCCGCGTCGTCCGGTACCCGGACGGCGACAGCCCCTCGCTCGACGGCGTCGACGCCGTCGTCCTCACTGGCAGCACCGCCGGCGTGTACGAGGCCGACGACCACCCCTGGATGGCCGACGAGATGGCGCTCGTCGACGAACTCCTCGACCGCGAGATTCCGACGCTCGCCGTCTGCTTCGGCCACCAGCTCGTCAACGCTGCCCTCGGCGGCACCGTCGAGCACCTCGGCACGACCGCGACGCTGGTCGACGTCGAGTTCGCTGACGACCCGCTGTTCGACGGCGTCGACCCGGTCGTCCCCGCGGTCCACGGCGACGCCGTCACCGAGGCGGGCGACGGGCTCGATGTCGTCGCGTCCGCCGAGCACTGCCACGTGTTCGGCACGCGACACCGGGAGGCACCGCTGTGGACGGTGCAGTTCCACCCCGAGTTCACCGCCGCTCACCGCGACCGACTCGTGGCCGACTTCGGCTGGGAGGACGGCGGTCACGAGTTCGACGACGTCGATGCGACGCGGGTGTACGAGAACTTCCTGCGACTGGCCGCCGACCGCTGA
- a CDS encoding ATP-binding protein — MSETKEILLGETVDGAAVEVPVVELLTGRGFVTGKSGSGKSNSASVIAEELLEAGFPLLIVDTDGEYYGLKEEYELLHAGADEECDIQIAPEHAERMANLALEENVPIILDVSGYLDESEANELILETAKHLFAKEKKLKKPFLLVVEEVHEYIPEGGGMDETGKMLIKIGKRGRKHGLGIVGISQRPADVKKDFITQANWLVWHRLTWENDTNVVGRILGSDYEERVTELDAGQAFVMSDWADGQVQTVQFRRKRTFDAGATPGLEDFERPELKSVSDALVDDLEEISEEKSHRENRILELEAEVEKKEQRIETLEEELERAKDISNAAKQMADAVAGNTGIETPGEQSTLPTGDDSDVSEDGDEEQTNAEVEAERNQLRRRVRELEGEVERLEKRNESLREEANSLREGDVDADVVQDQRDRIAFLEMAVDQLQRRRSGRGDEATSTATADSLDATADVTELVETEPIAERVERAIREADCNERYTWEVVTVLGEKAPMTVDDLATFVDTGSDRIQSALTELRREGVVAREKSTGEYRLDGSSIRSVVATAREREAVASLTGSEERSR; from the coding sequence ATGAGCGAGACGAAAGAGATTCTACTGGGAGAGACGGTTGACGGGGCGGCCGTGGAGGTACCCGTCGTGGAACTGCTGACCGGGCGTGGCTTCGTGACGGGCAAGTCCGGCTCGGGGAAGTCGAACTCGGCGAGCGTCATCGCCGAGGAGCTGCTGGAGGCCGGGTTCCCGCTGCTCATCGTCGACACGGACGGCGAGTACTACGGCCTGAAGGAGGAGTACGAGCTGCTCCACGCCGGGGCCGACGAGGAGTGCGACATCCAGATCGCACCCGAGCACGCCGAGCGGATGGCGAACCTCGCGCTGGAGGAGAACGTCCCCATCATCCTCGACGTGTCGGGCTACCTGGACGAAAGCGAGGCGAACGAGCTCATCCTCGAGACCGCGAAGCACCTGTTCGCGAAGGAGAAGAAGCTGAAGAAACCGTTCCTGCTGGTCGTCGAGGAGGTCCACGAGTACATCCCGGAGGGTGGCGGGATGGACGAGACGGGCAAGATGCTCATCAAGATCGGCAAGCGAGGCCGCAAGCACGGGCTGGGCATCGTCGGCATCAGCCAGCGACCGGCCGACGTGAAGAAGGACTTCATCACACAGGCGAACTGGCTGGTCTGGCACCGCCTCACCTGGGAGAACGACACGAACGTCGTCGGTCGGATCCTCGGCAGCGACTACGAGGAGCGCGTGACCGAACTCGACGCAGGCCAGGCCTTCGTGATGTCCGACTGGGCCGACGGGCAGGTCCAGACGGTGCAGTTCCGGCGCAAGCGCACGTTCGACGCCGGCGCGACACCCGGTCTGGAAGATTTCGAACGGCCCGAGCTGAAGTCGGTCAGCGACGCGCTGGTGGACGACCTGGAGGAGATCAGCGAGGAGAAGTCCCACCGCGAGAACCGCATCCTCGAACTCGAGGCCGAGGTGGAGAAGAAAGAACAGCGCATCGAGACGCTGGAGGAGGAGCTCGAACGCGCGAAGGACATCTCGAACGCCGCGAAACAGATGGCCGACGCCGTCGCGGGCAACACCGGCATCGAGACGCCCGGCGAGCAGTCGACGCTCCCCACCGGCGACGACAGCGACGTGTCCGAGGACGGCGACGAGGAACAGACCAACGCCGAGGTCGAGGCCGAGCGCAACCAGCTCCGGCGACGGGTGCGCGAGCTGGAGGGCGAGGTCGAGCGACTGGAGAAACGCAACGAGAGCCTGCGCGAGGAGGCCAATTCGTTGCGGGAGGGCGACGTCGACGCCGACGTGGTGCAGGACCAGCGGGACCGCATCGCGTTCCTCGAGATGGCCGTCGACCAGCTCCAGCGGCGGCGCTCCGGGCGGGGAGACGAGGCGACGAGCACCGCGACGGCGGACAGCCTCGACGCGACAGCGGACGTGACGGAACTCGTCGAGACGGAGCCAATCGCGGAGCGGGTCGAGCGAGCCATCCGGGAGGCGGACTGCAACGAACGCTACACCTGGGAGGTCGTCACGGTGCTCGGCGAGAAGGCTCCGATGACGGTGGACGACCTCGCGACGTTCGTCGACACCGGAAGCGACCGCATCCAGAGCGCGCTCACCGAACTGCGGCGCGAGGGCGTCGTCGCCCGCGAGAAGTCGACCGGCGAGTACCGGCTCGACGGGTCCTCGATCCGCTCGGTCGTCGCCACGGCCCGTGAGCGCGAGGCGGTCGCGTCACTGACGGGGAGCGAGGAGCGCAGTCGGTAG
- a CDS encoding BtrH N-terminal domain-containing protein encodes MLDGFEHAAGAHCGSTSLTDVATYRRWGLSEPMCFGIGAGLGFSYIESEEGPSKQFVGRTPWLETAFFEHLDVTVERDSGQPFEAAWDDVTAHLDAGRPVLLFVDIFYLPYYDSDVHFSPHVVVAVDYDEESVTLADSEHDDLKRLSLENLRAAMGSEHGFFGELTNDWLVAVDDPSRSVADAARDGLRTTARAMLDPDSMTWKGDATNGLDGLRAFGRSLPDWPDLPDADWCTRFAYQNVEKRGTGGSAFRGLFAPFVEEVAPELDAVDDEVVAEVHGIDDDWGTVAQHLKQAGLADDPDESQRAYDAASDAVLAVADREEALYERLLDRL; translated from the coding sequence ATGTTGGACGGATTCGAGCACGCGGCGGGGGCCCACTGCGGCTCCACGTCGCTGACCGACGTGGCGACGTACCGGCGGTGGGGACTCTCCGAGCCGATGTGCTTCGGTATCGGCGCGGGACTCGGCTTCAGCTACATCGAGTCCGAGGAGGGACCGTCGAAGCAGTTCGTCGGGCGCACGCCGTGGCTGGAGACGGCATTCTTCGAGCACCTGGACGTCACCGTCGAGCGGGATTCGGGCCAGCCCTTCGAGGCGGCGTGGGACGACGTGACCGCACACCTCGACGCCGGCCGGCCGGTCCTGTTGTTCGTCGACATCTTCTACCTCCCCTACTACGACTCCGACGTCCACTTCAGCCCGCACGTCGTCGTCGCCGTCGACTACGACGAGGAGTCGGTGACGCTCGCCGACAGCGAGCACGACGACCTCAAGCGGCTCTCGCTCGAGAACCTGCGTGCTGCGATGGGCTCCGAACACGGCTTCTTCGGCGAGCTGACGAACGACTGGCTGGTCGCGGTCGACGACCCGAGCCGGTCTGTCGCCGACGCCGCCCGGGACGGCCTCCGGACGACCGCGCGGGCGATGCTCGACCCGGACTCGATGACCTGGAAGGGCGACGCGACCAACGGGCTCGACGGCCTGCGCGCGTTCGGCCGCTCGCTCCCCGACTGGCCCGACCTGCCCGACGCCGACTGGTGTACCCGCTTCGCGTACCAGAACGTCGAGAAGCGCGGGACCGGTGGGAGCGCGTTCCGCGGACTGTTCGCGCCCTTCGTCGAGGAGGTCGCCCCCGAACTCGATGCGGTGGACGACGAAGTCGTCGCCGAGGTCCACGGTATCGACGACGACTGGGGCACCGTCGCCCAGCATCTGAAGCAGGCCGGCCTCGCGGACGACCCGGACGAGAGCCAGCGCGCCTACGACGCCGCGAGCGACGCCGTCCTGGCGGTCGCCGACCGTGAGGAGGCTCTGTACGAACGCCTGCTCGACCGGCTCTAG
- a CDS encoding N-acyl homoserine lactonase family protein — protein MADISLTPVRRGRLVVDGGYLFEDVGLGTASDPSPTHDRVECPVYNVVVEHPEATILWDTGSHPDAADGHWPAAMYDAFTHEGLRPLREDLDAAGFDLADVDAVVQSHLHLDHAGGLDAFAGTDVPVYVHRAEFSFAYLSAKTGAGDAAYLAPDFDHDLDWRLVSGERATPFRDVDLVHLPGHSPGLVATVIHREADTVILAGDVGFVDENVDDRRPMDGSLLWNKAAWFDSLDRLADLRRRHDATVLTGHDPDAPDRLDEL, from the coding sequence ATGGCCGACATCTCGCTCACACCGGTCCGGCGGGGCCGGCTCGTCGTCGACGGGGGCTACCTGTTCGAGGACGTGGGGCTGGGAACCGCATCGGACCCCTCGCCCACCCACGACCGCGTCGAGTGCCCCGTCTACAACGTCGTCGTCGAGCATCCGGAAGCGACCATACTCTGGGATACCGGCTCGCATCCCGATGCGGCCGACGGTCACTGGCCCGCTGCGATGTACGACGCGTTCACCCACGAGGGCCTGCGACCCCTGCGTGAGGACCTCGACGCCGCAGGCTTCGACCTCGCCGACGTCGACGCCGTCGTCCAGAGCCACCTCCACCTAGACCACGCTGGCGGCCTGGACGCGTTCGCGGGCACCGACGTCCCGGTCTACGTCCACCGCGCGGAGTTCAGCTTCGCGTACCTGAGTGCGAAGACCGGTGCGGGCGACGCCGCCTACCTTGCACCTGACTTCGACCACGACCTGGACTGGCGGCTCGTCTCCGGCGAGCGCGCCACACCCTTCCGCGACGTCGACCTCGTCCACCTGCCCGGACACTCCCCTGGGCTCGTCGCGACGGTCATCCACCGCGAGGCGGACACCGTGATTCTGGCGGGCGACGTGGGCTTCGTCGACGAGAACGTCGACGACCGCCGGCCGATGGACGGCTCGCTGCTCTGGAACAAGGCCGCGTGGTTCGACAGCCTCGACCGGCTCGCCGACCTGCGGCGACGCCACGACGCGACGGTCCTGACCGGGCACGACCCTGACGCCCCCGACCGGCTCGACGAGCTCTGA
- a CDS encoding pyridoxal phosphate-dependent aminotransferase: MVGPTERVRAVERSSIRVMFDLAERHDGDLVRLEVGEPDFDTPAHVVDAASDAARAGHTHYTANAGLPECRRAIAETMRDSYGVDHDPSEICVTVGGMEALHLAVLATVGPGEELVVPGPTWPNYETQATLADGEFVEVPMPAEDGYALDADRVIDAMTEETAAVVLTTPSNPTGRVFAPEECRAVVAAAAEHDAYVIADEVYLGLTYDGEPTGIAAHTGHPDHVLTVGSCSKTYAMTGWRLGWLAGDSHLVDEVIKTHESTTACASTIAQHAAIAALTGPQEPVDDMYDAFESRRDLVVDRIDAIDGLTAPRPEGAFYAFLDPDVEDDLDLAKFLLREHGVVLAPGSGFGDTGKGKLRLSFANSEARLHEGFDRLEAGLRAYRNR, encoded by the coding sequence ATGGTAGGCCCAACGGAACGCGTGCGGGCGGTAGAGCGGTCGAGTATCAGGGTGATGTTCGATCTTGCTGAGCGCCACGACGGTGACCTCGTCAGACTGGAGGTCGGTGAACCGGACTTCGACACGCCGGCACACGTCGTCGACGCCGCCAGCGACGCCGCCCGCGCGGGCCACACCCACTACACCGCGAACGCCGGTCTGCCCGAGTGCCGTCGCGCCATCGCCGAGACGATGCGCGACAGCTACGGCGTCGACCACGATCCGAGCGAGATCTGCGTCACCGTCGGCGGGATGGAGGCGCTCCACCTCGCCGTGCTCGCGACGGTCGGCCCGGGCGAGGAGCTCGTCGTCCCGGGACCGACGTGGCCGAACTACGAGACACAGGCCACCCTCGCCGACGGCGAGTTCGTCGAGGTGCCGATGCCCGCCGAGGACGGCTACGCGCTCGACGCCGACCGGGTCATCGACGCGATGACCGAGGAGACCGCCGCGGTCGTCCTCACCACCCCGTCGAACCCGACCGGGCGCGTGTTCGCTCCCGAGGAGTGCCGCGCGGTCGTCGCCGCGGCCGCCGAGCACGACGCCTACGTCATCGCCGACGAGGTGTACCTCGGGCTGACCTACGACGGCGAGCCGACGGGCATCGCCGCACACACCGGCCACCCGGACCACGTCCTGACGGTCGGCTCCTGCTCGAAGACCTACGCGATGACGGGCTGGCGGCTCGGCTGGCTCGCCGGGGACTCACATCTCGTGGACGAGGTCATCAAGACCCACGAGTCGACGACGGCCTGCGCCTCGACCATCGCCCAGCACGCCGCCATCGCCGCGCTCACCGGCCCGCAGGAACCCGTCGACGACATGTACGACGCCTTCGAGTCGCGCCGCGACCTCGTCGTCGACCGCATCGACGCCATCGACGGCCTCACCGCGCCGCGACCCGAGGGTGCGTTCTACGCCTTCCTCGACCCGGACGTGGAGGACGACCTCGACCTCGCGAAGTTCCTCCTGCGCGAGCACGGCGTCGTCCTCGCGCCCGGCAGCGGCTTCGGCGACACCGGGAAGGGGAAGCTCCGGCTCTCGTTCGCCAACTCCGAAGCACGGCTCCACGAGGGCTTCGACCGGCTGGAGGCCGGGCTGCGGGCGTACCGGAACCGGTAG
- a CDS encoding SDR family oxidoreductase, translated as MPAAVVTGSSRGLGRAIALRFASDGYDVAVNYHSSEDAAAEVADAVRERGQDAVVVGADVSDPDAASRLVETAADAFGCVDHVVNNAGIDQHVYTESLSPADFDRIMDVNVNSAFNVTKAALPYLEASDDDPSVTNVSSILAHTGAPIECHYAASKGALISLTRSHAGDFAPDIRVNAIAPGHIETDMTADRTPEEKAEEMAGIPVGHFGEPGDIAEAAAYLRDATFVTGETLNVNGGERMG; from the coding sequence ATGCCAGCAGCAGTCGTCACGGGCTCCTCACGAGGTCTCGGTCGAGCAATCGCGCTTCGCTTCGCCAGCGATGGCTACGACGTCGCGGTGAACTACCACTCCAGCGAGGACGCCGCCGCGGAGGTCGCAGACGCCGTCCGCGAGCGCGGGCAGGACGCCGTCGTCGTCGGCGCTGACGTGTCGGACCCCGACGCGGCCTCGCGCCTCGTCGAGACCGCGGCCGACGCGTTCGGCTGCGTCGACCACGTCGTCAACAACGCCGGCATCGACCAGCACGTCTACACCGAGTCGCTCTCGCCCGCCGACTTCGACCGCATCATGGACGTGAACGTCAACTCCGCGTTCAACGTCACGAAGGCCGCACTCCCGTATCTGGAGGCGTCCGACGACGACCCCTCCGTGACGAACGTCTCCTCCATCCTCGCCCACACCGGCGCACCCATCGAGTGCCACTACGCCGCCTCGAAAGGTGCCCTCATCTCGCTGACCCGGAGTCACGCGGGCGACTTCGCGCCCGACATCCGGGTGAACGCCATCGCACCCGGACACATCGAGACGGACATGACCGCCGACCGCACGCCCGAGGAGAAGGCCGAGGAGATGGCGGGGATCCCCGTCGGCCACTTCGGGGAGCCCGGGGACATCGCGGAGGCCGCGGCCTACCTGCGGGACGCGACGTTCGTGACCGGGGAGACGCTGAACGTGAACGGTGGCGAACGGATGGGCTGA
- a CDS encoding MBL fold metallo-hydrolase, translating to MADVRRIQVSGGSDGSAEGGNSAYLLPDRGILVDPGPPTESAWDRLVDGIADAGLAVEDIEHVLVTHWHADHTGNAARLREAADATLAMHERDAPLVGDYAAERERRLERDAATLERWGVPSEQVASLVDFDSPSPVPDEVPVRELADGDTVAGVDVLHTPGHTAGHAAFVVDDVGFVGDAILRTCTPNVGGGDTRQSDPLTAYRRTLSRLESRVELARPGHGESFPLAPRVAELRAHHRERSGRALAALATVEPATPWALAEELFGEMAGYHVKFGAGEAFAHLEQLRNAGLVTRVEDDQLAYETVDSDVGQDDVATAWKPSTDRASRTR from the coding sequence ATGGCAGACGTACGACGGATACAGGTGTCCGGTGGGTCGGACGGCAGCGCCGAGGGCGGCAACAGCGCGTACCTGCTTCCAGACAGGGGTATACTCGTCGACCCCGGACCACCGACCGAGTCGGCGTGGGACCGCCTCGTCGACGGCATCGCGGACGCCGGGCTCGCTGTCGAAGATATCGAACACGTCCTCGTCACACACTGGCACGCCGACCACACCGGGAACGCGGCGAGACTCCGCGAGGCCGCCGACGCGACCCTCGCCATGCACGAGCGGGACGCACCGCTCGTCGGCGACTACGCGGCCGAGCGCGAGCGCCGACTGGAGCGCGACGCCGCGACGCTCGAACGCTGGGGGGTCCCCTCGGAACAGGTCGCGTCGCTGGTCGACTTCGACAGCCCCTCGCCGGTGCCCGACGAGGTGCCCGTGCGGGAACTCGCCGACGGCGACACCGTGGCGGGCGTGGACGTCCTCCACACACCGGGCCATACCGCCGGACACGCTGCCTTCGTCGTCGACGACGTGGGATTCGTCGGCGACGCCATCTTGCGGACCTGCACGCCGAACGTCGGCGGCGGCGACACCCGACAGAGCGACCCGCTGACGGCCTACCGCCGGACCCTCTCGCGGCTCGAATCGCGGGTCGAACTGGCCCGTCCCGGCCACGGCGAGTCGTTCCCGCTCGCGCCGCGCGTCGCGGAACTGCGCGCACATCACCGCGAACGCTCGGGCCGCGCGCTCGCCGCGCTCGCGACGGTCGAACCGGCGACGCCGTGGGCGCTGGCCGAGGAGCTGTTCGGCGAGATGGCGGGCTACCACGTGAAGTTCGGAGCCGGCGAGGCGTTCGCCCACCTCGAACAGCTCCGGAACGCGGGGCTCGTCACCCGGGTCGAGGACGACCAGCTGGCGTACGAGACGGTCGACAGCGACGTCGGTCAGGACGACGTCGCGACGGCGTGGAAGCCGTCGACGGACAGGGCCTCGCGGACCCGCTGA